The nucleotide window AGTTGCACGGTCTTCATCTGCGTGCCAGAGATCGTTCCTAGCGGGGCAACGCTGCGCCTGTGCGGGCCGGGCATTGCCGGTGAAACGACGGTTGGGCTAGGTGGGGTAGCGCCAACCGAATTGGCGGCAATTGCGGCCCGACCGAGCCAATTTCCGCTCGGCATTGACATCTTTTTGATCGATCAGCAAGGGCGGTGTGTGGGCCTGCCGCGCAC belongs to Chloroflexaceae bacterium and includes:
- a CDS encoding phosphonate C-P lyase system protein PhnH, yielding SCTVFICVPEIVPSGATLRLCGPGIAGETTVGLGGVAPTELAAIAARPSQFPLGIDIFLIDQQGRCVGLPRTTQIT